The Impatiens glandulifera chromosome 3, dImpGla2.1, whole genome shotgun sequence genome contains a region encoding:
- the LOC124929872 gene encoding putative EG45-like domain containing protein 1, which produces MDCKICYSLIVLVVALSLVYSSSAIPAKAFFYTVYVPSACYKNQTQGNFVASVGDSLWNNGAICGKMLKVKCIAIPQGCLGSGMVTVKVVDHCIDCNYPIELSYDAFKSIGDIGAAVMDIDYQVL; this is translated from the exons atggaCTGCAAAATTTGTTACTCTCTCATTGTTTTGGTAGTTGCCTTGAGCCTAGTCTATTCTAGTTCAGCCATACCAGCCAAAGCGTTTTTCTACACAGTATATGTTC catCCGCATGCTACAAAAACCAAACACAAGGGAATTTTGTAGCATCTGTTGGTGACTCATTATGGAACAATGGTGCCATTTGCGGGAAGATGCTCAAAGTCAAGTGCATTGCAATCCCCCAGGGCTGCTTGGGATCGGGAATGGTGACGGTTAAGGTCGTTGATCATTGTATTGATTGTAATTATCCAATCGAACTCTCTTATGATGCCTTCAAGTCTATTGGTGATATTGGTGCCGCCGTTATGGATATAGATTACCAAGT GCTTTGA
- the LOC124931357 gene encoding uncharacterized protein LOC124931357: MENKSAYQEMIICKPPNLKNKMEMPKLSGLIEILKETIKILHSKNGKLIAKITSIYIIIVSLATISYINLSSFLQHDLLAKETFLILNSPTPPSYTEVYAAVKPDLVLILGLSLFLNLFTIFLYVFTMTATILASAETYSSEKATISFKELMMKVKSSIKRPIITLLYIYLIGIGLSVIVLFFLGSLAFLIENRSVILPTAVVVGILASILWLYLYVVFQLGMTVSIIEEGICGIQAIAKAGRIVKGKRLYGFVFNLVVQMANLIAVIPFMKMNTNGNQSMVYKGIALVILSSFSGILAMFFHMFYTVLYFQCNKIHGKSETGLMGVYEYVKLPYGEVAVDQDLP, from the exons ATGGAGAATAAGTCAGCTTACCAG GAGATGATAATATGCAAACCACCAAACCTAAAGAACAAAATGGAAATGCCTAAGCTTTCTGGGTTGATTGAGATCTTGAAGGAGACCATCAAAATTCTCCATTCCAAAAATGGAAAGCTCATAGCCAAAATAACTTCAATCTACATCATCATTGTCTCTCTCGCCACGATTTCCTACATCAACCTATCTTCTTTCTTGCAACACGACCTTCTTGCAAAGGAAACCTTTCTGATTCTCAATTCCCCAACACCCCCAAGTTATACTGAAGTGTATGCAGCTGTCAAACCAGATCTTGTGCTCATCCTTGGCTTGAGTTTGTTTCTCAACCTTTTCACCATCTTTCTCTATGTATTCACCATGACTGCAACAATCTTGGCATCAGCTGAAACCTACTCATCCGAAAAAGCCACCATTTCCTTCAAGGAACTGATGATGAAGGtgaaatcatcaattaaaagaCCAATAATCACTTTACTCTATATATATCTCATTGGCATAGGTTTATCTgttatagtattattttttcttgGAAGTTTAGCTTTTCTTATCGAAAATAGATCTGTTATATTACCCACAGCCGTTGTTGTTGGGATTCTTGCTAGCATCTTGTGGCTGTACTTGTATGTTGTGTTTCAATTGGGTATGACAGTGTCTATTATTGAAGAAGGGATTTGTGGGATTCAAGCAATTGCTAAAGCTGGAAGAATTGTGAAAGGGAAGAGGTTGTATGGTTTTGTGTTTAACCTTGTGGTTCAAATGGCTAATTTGATCGCAGTAATTCCGTTCATGAAGATGAACACGAATGGAAATCAGTCTATGGTTTATAAAGGGATTGCTCTTGTGATTCTATCGAGTTTCAGTGGGATATTGGCGATGTTTTTCCATATGTTCTATACGGTACTGTATTTTCAGTGCAATAAGATTCATGGCAAATCGGAGACTGGATTGATGGGAGTTTATGAATATGTTAAACTTCCTTATGGTGAAGTAGCCGTTGATCAGGATCTTCCTTGA
- the LOC124932975 gene encoding RING-H2 finger protein ATL14-like — translation MPLIISLFLIILFIAAVALFHFAIVGSVRMHRHHFHRRRSSSCYDCYTNGYSEEELRRFLPRFSYVGGRGGGDDNCLHDCPICLDCFNHGDSACDLPDCGHMFHSNCIGKWLTNVASCPLCRGIVCLPSGAGNWRINGEEHPF, via the coding sequence atgcctCTCATTATCTCCCTTTtcctcatcatcctcttcatcGCCGCCGTCGCTCTCTTCCATTTCGCCATCGTTGGCTCTGTTAGAATGCACCGCCACCATTTTCACCGTCGTCGCTCTTCTTCTTGTTACGACTGCTACACTAATGGGTATTCCGAGGAGGAGCTACGGAGATTCCTTCCAAGGTTCTCGTACGTGGGCGGCCGCGGAGGCGGAGATGATAATTGTTTGCACGATTGCCCGATTTGCTTGGATTGCTTTAATCACGGCGATTCGGCTTGCGACCTTCCAGATTGTGGTCATATGTTTCACTCGAACTGCATCGGGAAATGGCTGACCAACGTAGCAAGTTGTCCCCTTTGCCGGGGAATTGTCTGCTTGCCTTCTGGTGCAGGCAACTGGCGAATTAACGGCGAGGAACATCCTTTTTAA
- the LOC124929869 gene encoding putative EG45-like domain containing protein 1 — MGYKIIVFVVALSLVYSTSAIPGKASFYTKSIPSACYKNETQEGNMVASVGDSLWNNGTICGKKIQVRCTAAKGCKGSKMVTVKVIAHCIGCGPRINLSYSAFTSIVNIDEAIIIDIDYQLL, encoded by the exons atgggCTATAAAATCATTGTTTTCGTAGTCGCATTGAGCCTAGTCTATTCTACTTCAGCCATACCAGGGAAAGCGAGTTTCTACACAAAATCTATTC CATCGGCGTGCTACAAAAACGAAACACAAGAAGGGAATATGGTAGCATCGGTTGGTGACTCATTATGGAACAATGGTACCATTTGCGGGAAGAAGATCCAAGTCAGGTGCACCGCAGCCAAGGGCTGCAAGGGATCGAAAATGGTGACGGTTAAGGTTATTGCTCATTGTATTGGTTGTGGTCCTCGAATCAATCTCTCGTATTCTGCCTTCACGTCTATTGTTAATATTGATGAAGCCATCATCATCGATATAGATTACCAATt GCTTTGA